One part of the Vitis riparia cultivar Riparia Gloire de Montpellier isolate 1030 chromosome 6, EGFV_Vit.rip_1.0, whole genome shotgun sequence genome encodes these proteins:
- the LOC117915535 gene encoding uncharacterized protein LOC117915535 encodes MSTSTLDAWFCCLHCKTRFAPFNGLIKELASHRSGEKCWFLFRDNAGLMNVNFEGRKAIDQAPTSVKSVEVRDGGHTTQTDMASMYCSKCSAHVGWKIVKESNNHPIVHQGQYIVQNHIKL; translated from the exons ATGTCTACATCCACATTAGACGCATGGTTCTGTTGTTTGCATTGCAAAACTCGCTTTGCTCCTTTCAATGGTTTGATTAAG GAACTTGCTTCACATCGGAGTGGGGAGAAGTGTTGGTTCCTCTTTCGTGATAATGC TGGCTTGATGAATGTGAACTTTGAAGGAAGAAAGGCAATTGATCAAGCTCCAACTAGTGTTAAATCTGTTGAGGTTAGAGATGGAGGTCATACAACTCAAACAGATATGGCCAGCATGTACTGTTCTAAGTGCAGTGCTCATGTTGGATGGAAAATA GTTAAGGAGAGCAACAATCACCCAATAGTCCATCAAGGCCAATACATAGTGCAAAATCATATAAAGCTGTGA
- the LOC117917106 gene encoding NAC domain-containing protein 2-like encodes MNLSELGEDASLQTVEEKAQVQNNSSEGGELFHLNSLPPGYRFNPADAEIIVFYLRKKVDHQPLPPKKIIEVNVYAYNPEELAVVLNYGFSRVLEWFYFTPRDRKYRNGQRPDRSVGDGYWKATEANKEIKFEERNVGYRKALLTESKRNGSCMNSEFLNLQSLQEELLDDCVVCRVYRKDERISERSRYESRLDESSSSSSKIPRLELDPNPNEADNPYEE; translated from the exons ATGAATCTTTCAGAACTTGGTGAGGATGCGAGTCTACAAACAGTAGAGGAAAAAGCACAAGTACAGAATAATAGTAGTGAAGGTGGAGAGCTTTTTCATCTTAATTCTTTACCACCAGGATATAGATTTAATCCCGCGGATGCAGAGATAATAGTTTTCTACTTGAGGAAGAAGGTTGATCATCAACCATTGCCACCAAAGAAGATAATAGAGGTCAATGTCTATGCTTATAATCCCGAGGAACTTGCAG TCGTTTTGAACTATGGTTTTAGCAGGGTTTTAGAATGGTTCTACTTCACTCCAAGGGACAGAAAATATCGGAATGGGCAACGTCCCGATAGGTCAGTTGGAGATGGATATTGGAAGGCCACCGAAGCTAATAAAGAGATCAAATTTGAGGAGCGAAATGTGGGGTACCGGAAAGCGCTCCTTACAGAGTCAAAACGAAATGGATCATGCATGAATTCAGAGTTTCTGAACCTCCAGAGCCTCCAAGAAGAACTG TTGGATGATTGTGTTGTATGCAGAGTCTATAGGAAAGACGAAAGGATCTCTGAAAGATCACGTTATGAGTCTCGGCTTGATGAATCAAGCTCATCAAGCTCTAAGATTCCAAGACTTGAGCTTGACCCTAATCCTAATGAGGCCGATAATCCATATGAGGAGTAG